The window CCGAGGCTGGGCACAGCAAGTCAGTGACTCTCGTGGAGATGGGGCGCGTGGGAGAAGTGAAGGTCCGGGAGGTCAGGCTCACCCCGAGGCGGGATTTGAGGTGCCTGGAGGGACGGCTCGCGGACATCCTACGAGGGCCGGGGCCTGGTGAGAGCCGCGAGGATTACATATCAGTCACTCTGACAGATGAAGGAGCCTTGCTTCATCCCATGGACCGGCTGAGAGAAGTGTACCCCAACATCCTGGAGGTCAGGAGATCGGTGCTCTCAGATGCAGGTGAGCTGATTGGGATCCGGGGCGACCACCGGCGCATGAGCGAGCTGGAGCTGTTCCGTGCCTTCTTTGAGCAGGTCACGGGGCAGCCACTCACCGAGGAGCAGGAGGAGGTTTTCGCCGGGGTGGTGGAAGGTCTCCGGGCGCGCGAGGAGGTGGCACCGTCATGAGGCCTATCAGACTGACAATGACGGCGTTCGGCCCCTACGGTGGTCGCCAGAACCTGGACTTCAGAGAACTCCGGGACAGGTCGTTCCTCCTGATACATGGACCGACAGGGTCCGGCAAAACAACGATCCTCGACGCGATATGCTTCGCCCTCTACGGCAGTGCCAGCGGGTCGGAGCGAGATGCCAGGCAGATGAGGAGCCATCACGCGCCTCCCGACCTTGTCACTGAGGTCGCCTTGGACTTCTCGGTCGGGCCAGAGGTGTACAGGGTTTGGCGCAGCCCCGACCAGGAGGTGGAAAAGAGGCGAGGCCAGGGTGTGTCCAGGAGGAAGGCGGAGGCTGCACTGTGGAGGAGAACCGGCGTCACGGACCCCGGGGACGCCGGGGTGGTGCTCGCGACCGGGCCGAGGGATGTGACTCTGAGAATCCAGGAAATCCTCGGGTTCCGGGACGACCAGTTCAGGCAGGTAGTTCTTCTCCCGCAGGGAGAGTTCCGCAGAGTCCTTTCCTCCGGTTCGAAAGACCGTCAGGAGATCCTGGAGATCCTCTTCCGGACTGAGATATACAGGGCCATGGAGAACTCCCTGAAAGAGGCAGTGGCTGAGCTCCGGCGTGAGCGTGATGCGCTCGCGGAGAAGCGACAGTGGCAGTTGAGCGAGGCCGGTGCCGCCGACTGCGAGGAAATCGAGCGCAGGCTCGCAGATGACCTGGACCGGGAGCGTGAGGCCATTGCCAGGGTGGGCAAGGCGAAAGCCGCGCTCGCGTCAGCCAGGGACGCTCTGACCGAGGCCGCCCGTGTGCGGGACAGGGTTGACGAACTCGAGAGCGCGAGGCGGGAGTTGGATGCCCTGGCTACGACGGGGCCTGAGATCGAGGCCCGGCGGGCGGAGCTTGTCCGCGCCCGCAAAGCAGAATCCCTCGGAGACGCCGAGGCCGCTCTGGCCGCGCGGACCCGCGAAGCGGAGCAGACACGGGCCCTGGCGGAAGACTGCCGGGCCAGGCTGGACAGGGCCTTGGAAGCCCTTGGGCTGGCTGAATCCCGGCTTGACGTGGAGAAGTCACCCCAACGCCAGAAGGAGCGCGAAGACGCCAGAGATGAGGTTATGCGCCTCCGGGAGCTCGCCCCGCGAGTCGAGGCCATCGACCGGGCGCGTGGCGCCGTCATCGAGGCGCGGGAACGGGCGTTCTCGGCAGGTGAGTGCGCGGAGGCGGCCCGGCGTGAGCTGGACAGGCTCACCGCGGAGGCCAGGCAGATGCGGGCGGAACAGGGGATGGCACAGGCGGAGGCGGCCTGCGAAGCTAAATGGGCAGCTGAGGTTGAACGAGTTGAAAGGCTGATCGGCCGCATCAATGAGCTCGTATTCCTACGCGGGGAACTCGCCCGCCGCGAGCAGGCTGCATCTGACGCACGTAATAGGGCGGCCCACGCTGAGGCGGCTCACACCCGGGCCAGGGAGGAACTGGCCCGACTGCGCGAGGCCTGGGTGCGGGGGCAAGCTGCCCGCCTGGCGGCGCAGCTGATCCCCGGCGAGCCGTGCCCGGTGTGTGGGTCGCGGGAGCATCCCGTCCCGGCCCAGGCAGGTGAAGGTATGCCCACGGAGCGCACTATGAAGAACGCTGAGGAGGCGGAAGCCGGTCTCGATCGGGCCTTCCGTCAAGCCCAGGCGGATGCGGGCCGGGCAGCGGCGGAAGAGGCGGCTGCTCGAGGTTCGGTATCCCAGATCCTGTCCGGACTTGGGCGGGACTCGGAGATCACCCCGGAGGCCGCGTCGGCAGCCTTTACGGCTGCAAGGAGAAACCTAGAAGCCGCCAGATCAGCGGCGGAGAAAGCTGAGCGGCTCGCTGGGGAACTGGCGCGGTGCGAGCATGAGCGGCAGAGAGTCGAGTCCGAGCTCGGAGAACGCGAGTCGGCACGGTCGCGCGCTCTGGCTGAACTCGCTGCAGCTGAGGCTTCCCTTGCCGAGCGGGAGCAGAACGTCCCCCCGAACCTGAGAGCTCCAGATGCCCTCGAGGCTGCGCTCAAGTCGGCCGTGAGCACGCTTGAGTCGCTGGAATCGGCAGCCCGCCTGGCAGAAGAAGAGGCGGGCAGGGCGAGACAGGAAGTGGCGTCGGCGCAGGCATCCCTGGACGCCGCCCTCCGGGCGGCACGGGCGGCCGCCTCAGCCTTGGAGGCGGATAGAGCGGAGTTTGCTGCCAGGCTCATCCGGGCCGGGTTTTCGGGCCCCGAGGAGTACCAGGCAGCCCGGCGGCCTTTGGAGGTCATCTCCGAGCTTGAATCCAGGGTAACCGAGTACGACCAGATGGTTCACGCGGCCCAGGAGAGGCTCACTCGCGCGGAGGCGGCGGCGAGAGGGCTGGCTGAACCGGACATGGCGAGCCTCGAGGAAGCATTTGTTCGAGCACAGGCAGAAACCGACGCGGCGGTGGCGGAACGCGCCAGGCTCGGAAGCCAAGTTGCTCGGGAAAGGCAATGGCTTGAGAGCCTTCGGAGAATAGAGAGAAACTTCTCGGAACTGGAGGCGAAATACGCCGTTGCCGGACGGGTCGCCGAGGTGGCTTGTGGCGCCAATGAGTACGGGCTCACCTTCGAGCGGTTTGTCCTCGGGGCGATGCTGGACGATGTAACGAGCGCGGCCACTGAGAGGTTGCGCGTCATGAGCAGAGGTAGATATCAGCTGCGGCGGACCATGGACCGCGCCAGGAGGAACTCCCCGGGTGGGCTGGAACTTGAGGTTCTGGACTCCTTCACCGGGACGGAGCGGAGCGTCAGCACGCTATCGGGAGGCGAAGGGTTCCTCGCGTCGCTTGCGTTGGCACTGGGCCTGGCGGACGTGGTCCAGGCCTACTCCGGCGGGATCAGGCTGGACACGATCTTTGTGGATGAAGGGTTCGGGAGCCTGGATCCGGAGTCTCTCGACCTCGCCCTCGCTGCCCTGATGGACCTGCAAAAGGGAAGCGGACGCCTTGTGGGGATCATCTCACACGTGCCCGAACTCAAGGAGCGGATAGACGCAAGGCTCGAGGTGACCACGACGGAGAAGGGAAGCAT is drawn from Bacillota bacterium and contains these coding sequences:
- a CDS encoding SMC family ATPase, with protein sequence MRPIRLTMTAFGPYGGRQNLDFRELRDRSFLLIHGPTGSGKTTILDAICFALYGSASGSERDARQMRSHHAPPDLVTEVALDFSVGPEVYRVWRSPDQEVEKRRGQGVSRRKAEAALWRRTGVTDPGDAGVVLATGPRDVTLRIQEILGFRDDQFRQVVLLPQGEFRRVLSSGSKDRQEILEILFRTEIYRAMENSLKEAVAELRRERDALAEKRQWQLSEAGAADCEEIERRLADDLDREREAIARVGKAKAALASARDALTEAARVRDRVDELESARRELDALATTGPEIEARRAELVRARKAESLGDAEAALAARTREAEQTRALAEDCRARLDRALEALGLAESRLDVEKSPQRQKEREDARDEVMRLRELAPRVEAIDRARGAVIEARERAFSAGECAEAARRELDRLTAEARQMRAEQGMAQAEAACEAKWAAEVERVERLIGRINELVFLRGELARREQAASDARNRAAHAEAAHTRAREELARLREAWVRGQAARLAAQLIPGEPCPVCGSREHPVPAQAGEGMPTERTMKNAEEAEAGLDRAFRQAQADAGRAAAEEAAARGSVSQILSGLGRDSEITPEAASAAFTAARRNLEAARSAAEKAERLAGELARCEHERQRVESELGERESARSRALAELAAAEASLAEREQNVPPNLRAPDALEAALKSAVSTLESLESAARLAEEEAGRARQEVASAQASLDAALRAARAAASALEADRAEFAARLIRAGFSGPEEYQAARRPLEVISELESRVTEYDQMVHAAQERLTRAEAAARGLAEPDMASLEEAFVRAQAETDAAVAERARLGSQVARERQWLESLRRIERNFSELEAKYAVAGRVAEVACGANEYGLTFERFVLGAMLDDVTSAATERLRVMSRGRYQLRRTMDRARRNSPGGLELEVLDSFTGTERSVSTLSGGEGFLASLALALGLADVVQAYSGGIRLDTIFVDEGFGSLDPESLDLALAALMDLQKGSGRLVGIISHVPELKERIDARLEVTTTEKGSIARFRVS